The Nitrospirota bacterium genome includes a window with the following:
- the pssA gene encoding CDP-diacylglycerol--serine O-phosphatidyltransferase, translating to MRKGIYLLPNTLTLCGMFCGFYAIIAAFKGNYIYAAWAILIANIFDGLDGWIARLTHSTTRFGIELDSLSDLVAFGIAPAVLIYTWALYPFGRVGWGAAFLFVICGALRLARFNIQMGSTESKAFTGMPIPGAAAVIASFVLFYIDNWGRLMGKNYLILALTFILAILMVSTLKYHGAKEIDFRERKPFYLLVAIVIILVLIFMHPSVVLFVLSMGYMLWGIGENAFLYYRKMKGSTGGVG from the coding sequence ATGAGAAAGGGGATTTATTTACTTCCAAATACATTAACACTGTGCGGGATGTTTTGTGGCTTTTATGCGATCATTGCCGCTTTTAAAGGCAATTATATCTATGCTGCATGGGCCATATTAATTGCAAATATCTTTGATGGCCTTGATGGCTGGATTGCAAGGCTGACTCACAGTACAACAAGGTTCGGGATAGAGCTTGACTCTCTTTCTGACCTTGTTGCATTCGGCATAGCGCCTGCTGTCCTTATTTATACATGGGCACTATACCCTTTTGGAAGAGTCGGCTGGGGCGCTGCCTTTCTTTTCGTTATATGCGGCGCATTAAGACTTGCGAGGTTCAATATCCAGATGGGTTCAACGGAGAGCAAGGCATTTACAGGAATGCCAATACCAGGAGCTGCTGCTGTTATTGCGTCTTTCGTTCTTTTTTATATCGACAACTGGGGAAGGTTGATGGGTAAGAATTACCTTATACTCGCTCTGACATTTATACTGGCAATCCTTATGGTCAGCACACTGAAATATCATGGGGCAAAGGAGATTGACTTCAGGGAGAGGAAACCATTTTATCTTTTGGTCGCTATTGTTATTATTTTAGTTCTTATATTTATGCACCCATCAGTGGTGCTCTTTGTACTTTCAATGGGCTATATGCTCTGGGGAATTGGTGAAAATGCATTCCTCTACTACAGGAAGATGAAAGGGAGCACTGGAGGTGTGGGCTGA
- a CDS encoding phosphatidylserine decarboxylase family protein, which produces MKFAPEGYPFIFGFLFITIIAAFFARPWIIVIPLGLAVFMAFFFRDPERKIPEGDNIFVSPADGEVILIQNVYGDKIPYLLKGGRGEFIEISIFMSPLNVHVNRAPCDGVVESVVHTPGKFLSAFKHEASLQNENIAMLLDTKHGKILVRQVAGFLARRAVCRVKEGDILQKGQRYGIIKFGSRLDVFLPIDTEIKVKLGDKVRAGESILGIIK; this is translated from the coding sequence GTGAAATTCGCCCCTGAGGGTTACCCCTTTATCTTTGGATTTCTGTTCATTACGATTATAGCAGCCTTTTTTGCGAGGCCATGGATAATTGTAATCCCGCTCGGACTTGCTGTTTTCATGGCATTTTTTTTCAGGGATCCAGAAAGGAAAATACCTGAAGGAGACAATATCTTTGTATCTCCTGCTGATGGAGAGGTCATATTGATACAAAATGTGTATGGAGATAAAATCCCCTATTTACTAAAGGGGGGTAGGGGGGAATTTATTGAAATTAGCATCTTTATGTCGCCGCTAAATGTCCATGTCAACAGGGCACCATGCGATGGAGTTGTGGAATCTGTAGTTCATACTCCAGGCAAGTTTCTCTCCGCCTTCAAGCATGAAGCGTCCTTACAGAATGAGAATATCGCCATGCTCCTTGATACAAAACATGGGAAAATACTGGTTCGCCAGGTGGCAGGATTTCTTGCGAGAAGGGCAGTGTGCAGGGTCAAAGAAGGCGATATACTCCAGAAGGGCCAGAGATACGGGATTATAAAATTTGGCTCAAGGCTCGATGTCTTTTTACCAATAGATACTGAAATTAAGGTAAAATTAGGTGATAAGGTAAGGGCAGGAGAGAGTATTTTAGGAATAATTAAATAA
- the leuC gene encoding 3-isopropylmalate dehydratase large subunit: MTITEKILAAHAGKKEVSPGELINAKVDLILANDITAPIAIQEFKKIGAKDVFDRDRVVFIPDHFAPQKDIKAAEQCKMLRDFARQYNLGLYFEVGRMGIEHALLPEEGLVVPGDLIIGADSHTCTYGALGAFSTGVGSTDVAAAMATGECWFKVPESMKFIYSGKLNKWVGGKDLILHTIGDIGVDGALYRAMEFEGEAIKNLPMYGRLTMCNMAIEAGGKSGIIVPDKITESYVKGRAKRRYSFYTSDGNATYAEIREYDCSKIVPLVACPHLPSNVRPAAELYEVYIDQVVIGSCTNGRLEDLREAAGVIKGRKVNPNVRMIVIPATQRIYREAMKEGLLDIFIDAEAAVSTPTCGPCLGGHMGVLAKGERAIATTNRNFVGRMGHPESEVYLSNPAVAAASAVLGRIGLPEEVK; encoded by the coding sequence GTGACTATTACCGAAAAGATACTTGCAGCACACGCAGGGAAAAAAGAGGTTTCTCCTGGTGAATTAATAAATGCAAAGGTTGACCTCATCCTTGCCAATGACATCACCGCCCCTATTGCAATACAGGAATTCAAAAAAATAGGTGCAAAGGATGTATTTGATAGAGACCGGGTTGTCTTTATACCTGACCACTTCGCGCCGCAAAAGGACATAAAGGCAGCAGAGCAGTGCAAGATGCTCAGGGATTTTGCAAGACAGTATAATCTCGGTCTTTATTTTGAAGTTGGAAGGATGGGGATAGAGCACGCCTTACTGCCTGAGGAGGGGCTTGTTGTTCCTGGAGATTTAATAATCGGGGCTGACAGCCATACCTGCACCTATGGGGCTCTCGGTGCATTTTCTACCGGAGTAGGCTCTACAGATGTGGCTGCTGCTATGGCTACAGGCGAGTGCTGGTTCAAGGTCCCTGAATCAATGAAGTTTATATATTCTGGAAAACTCAATAAATGGGTTGGAGGTAAGGATTTAATCCTGCACACAATCGGCGACATTGGCGTTGATGGCGCACTATACAGGGCAATGGAGTTTGAAGGTGAGGCAATAAAGAATCTGCCAATGTATGGAAGACTTACGATGTGTAATATGGCAATAGAGGCAGGCGGGAAAAGTGGAATTATCGTGCCTGATAAAATAACTGAGTCTTATGTGAAAGGAAGGGCAAAGAGGCGATATAGTTTCTATACATCTGACGGCAATGCCACTTATGCAGAGATAAGAGAATACGATTGTTCAAAGATTGTGCCCCTTGTGGCATGCCCTCATCTGCCGAGCAATGTAAGACCTGCTGCAGAGCTATACGAAGTCTATATAGACCAGGTGGTTATAGGCTCCTGCACCAATGGGAGACTTGAAGACTTAAGGGAGGCAGCCGGAGTTATAAAGGGCAGGAAGGTGAATCCCAACGTGAGAATGATTGTGATTCCTGCTACACAGCGTATTTACAGGGAAGCTATGAAAGAGGGGCTGCTCGATATTTTTATTGATGCCGAGGCAGCAGTCTCAACACCTACCTGTGGCCCGTGTCTTGGGGGCCATATGGGGGTACTTGCAAAAGGAGAAAGGGCCATTGCCACTACAAACAGGAATTTTGTGGGCAGGATGGGCCATCCCGAAAGCGAGGTTTATCTATCAAACCCTGCAGTAGCCGCTGCGTCTGCAGTACTGGGGAGGATTGGGTTGCCTGAGGAAGTAAAATAA
- a CDS encoding DUF429 domain-containing protein, protein MIFIGADGCKAGWFTVLLTEGNEWKVNVFPDVSSLWDKYSSALVILLDVPIGLRERGPQERLCDIEARKLLGPRRASSVFPAPCRAAINAATYEEANNINKQMTEKGLSIQTWNIIPKIREVNKFLLNNESARLRIREIHPEICFWALYGRHPMKHSKKTKEGFSERMQVLQSVYSHTDNIISHALSTYRRNEVARDDILDALSATVTASGGLNNIFSIPEAPELDSKGLRMEIVYRASISF, encoded by the coding sequence ATGATCTTTATTGGTGCAGATGGCTGTAAGGCAGGTTGGTTTACTGTCCTACTTACAGAGGGCAATGAGTGGAAGGTAAATGTCTTTCCAGATGTGTCCAGCCTCTGGGATAAGTACAGCAGTGCATTGGTGATACTCCTTGATGTCCCCATTGGCCTGCGAGAAAGAGGCCCTCAGGAGCGGCTGTGCGATATTGAAGCTCGAAAATTACTTGGCCCCAGGCGGGCCTCCAGTGTGTTCCCGGCACCCTGCCGTGCTGCAATTAATGCTGCGACCTATGAGGAGGCCAACAATATTAATAAGCAGATGACAGAGAAAGGACTGTCCATTCAGACCTGGAATATTATCCCCAAGATTCGTGAAGTAAACAAATTTCTTTTAAACAACGAATCTGCCAGATTACGAATCAGGGAAATCCATCCAGAGATATGTTTCTGGGCACTATATGGTCGTCATCCGATGAAACACTCAAAAAAGACAAAAGAAGGGTTCTCTGAGCGGATGCAGGTCTTGCAATCTGTTTATTCTCATACAGACAATATAATAAGCCATGCCTTATCCACTTACAGGCGCAATGAAGTGGCCAGGGACGACATTCTCGATGCGCTATCAGCAACGGTTACCGCAAGCGGCGGGCTAAATAATATCTTCTCCATTCCAGAGGCGCCTGAACTCGATTCAAAAGGGTTACGGATGGAGATAGTATACCGCGCTTCTATCTCTTTCTAA
- a CDS encoding 2-isopropylmalate synthase — MRIIKIFDTTLRDGEQSPGASMNAEEKIQVAKQLVRLNVDIIEAGFPIASLGDFDAVKRIASEIKGVTIAGLARAKDEDIDRAAEALRPAPQKRIHTFIATSDIHLNFKLKMSRQEVLDAAVRSVKRARRYTDDVEFSAEDATRSDWDYLCKITEEVIKAGAGTVNIPDTVGYTIPQEFGELIEYLMNRVPNIDKAVISVHCHNDLGLAVANSLAAVLKGAGQVECTINGIGERAGNAAMEEIVMALKTRPKFLGADTKIVTEEIYRASRLVSKITGMVVQPNKAIVGANAFAHEAGIHQDGYLKERSTYEIMRPEAVGIPMSKLVLGKHSGRHAFRTRLKELGFELDEDELNSAFEKFKHLADQKKYIFDEDIEALVSEEISKIPEAYSLDGLSVSSGLNQKPTATIKLKIGEEVIERTEVGDGPVDATYKAIAGITGTKSNLLKFEVKSITGGTDALGEVTVSLEQEGRTVRGHGADTDIIVASAKAYINALNKLAVRKR; from the coding sequence ATGAGAATAATAAAGATATTCGATACAACCCTGAGGGACGGAGAACAGTCCCCTGGCGCCTCTATGAATGCAGAGGAGAAGATTCAGGTTGCAAAGCAGCTCGTAAGGCTCAATGTTGATATTATAGAGGCAGGGTTTCCAATTGCTTCCCTGGGCGATTTTGATGCTGTAAAAAGGATTGCCTCTGAGATAAAGGGTGTTACAATTGCAGGGCTTGCCAGGGCAAAAGATGAAGACATTGACAGGGCAGCCGAGGCACTGAGGCCTGCCCCGCAGAAGAGAATCCATACCTTCATAGCCACTTCTGATATTCACTTGAATTTTAAGCTAAAGATGTCGAGGCAAGAGGTTCTGGATGCGGCTGTAAGGTCAGTTAAAAGGGCAAGGCGATATACAGATGATGTGGAATTTTCAGCCGAGGATGCGACACGCTCCGACTGGGACTATCTCTGCAAGATAACAGAAGAAGTAATAAAAGCAGGTGCAGGGACTGTGAATATCCCTGATACAGTGGGATACACAATCCCTCAGGAATTTGGAGAGCTTATAGAATACCTCATGAATAGGGTGCCGAACATCGATAAGGCAGTAATTTCAGTGCATTGCCATAATGACCTCGGCCTTGCAGTTGCCAACTCCCTCGCAGCAGTGCTAAAGGGCGCAGGTCAGGTGGAGTGCACAATAAATGGCATAGGAGAAAGGGCAGGCAATGCAGCCATGGAGGAGATCGTCATGGCACTTAAGACAAGGCCCAAGTTTTTAGGGGCTGATACGAAAATTGTGACAGAGGAAATCTACAGGGCAAGCAGGCTTGTATCAAAGATAACAGGCATGGTTGTCCAGCCCAATAAAGCCATTGTCGGAGCCAATGCCTTTGCCCATGAAGCTGGCATACACCAGGACGGCTATCTCAAGGAACGCTCTACATATGAGATTATGAGACCTGAGGCAGTGGGTATTCCTATGAGCAAACTTGTGCTTGGAAAACACTCAGGCCGCCATGCCTTCAGGACGAGGCTTAAAGAACTTGGTTTTGAGCTGGATGAGGATGAACTCAACAGTGCTTTTGAAAAATTCAAACACCTGGCAGACCAGAAGAAATACATCTTTGATGAGGATATCGAGGCCCTCGTCTCAGAAGAGATATCAAAGATACCTGAGGCATATAGTCTTGACGGCCTTTCAGTATCAAGCGGTCTGAATCAGAAACCAACCGCCACTATCAAATTAAAAATAGGGGAAGAGGTTATTGAGCGGACCGAGGTAGGCGATGGCCCTGTGGATGCCACTTACAAGGCAATAGCAGGCATCACAGGCACAAAGAGCAATCTCCTGAAATTCGAGGTGAAGAGTATCACAGGCGGCACTGATGCTTTAGGTGAGGTGACTGTCTCCCTTGAGCAAGAAGGCCGCACAGTCCGGGGCCATGGAGCAGATACGGATATAATTGTAGCCTCTGCAAAGGCGTATATAAATGCGCTGAATAAGCTGGCTGTTAGAAAGAGATAG
- the ilvC gene encoding ketol-acid reductoisomerase, with amino-acid sequence MVKVYYDKDVRKGLLKGKKICVMGYGSQGHAHANNLKESGMDVIIGIRKGASLEKAEKAGFKTMPPSEAAKKADVIMMLLPDEYQADIYKNEIAPVIKKGAYLGFAHGFNIHYGQIVPSPDINVFMAAPKGPGHLVRSEYTKGSGVPCLIAVQQDPSKNTKELALAYASAIGGGRAGIIETTFREETETDLFGEQVVLCGGLTSLIMAGYETLVEAGYTPEMAYFECLHEVKLIVDLIYEGGISNMRYSISNTAQYGDLTRGPRVITPEVKKEMKKILGEIQSGAFAREWILECKANKPVFNALTRKGEQHPIEEVGARLRQMMPWLKKEKLVDKTKA; translated from the coding sequence ATGGTTAAGGTCTACTATGATAAGGATGTCAGGAAAGGGCTTTTAAAAGGCAAGAAGATCTGCGTAATGGGCTATGGAAGTCAGGGCCATGCCCATGCTAATAACCTCAAGGAAAGCGGTATGGACGTTATTATAGGAATAAGAAAGGGCGCAAGTCTTGAGAAGGCTGAGAAGGCAGGCTTCAAGACCATGCCACCTTCAGAGGCTGCTAAAAAGGCAGATGTAATAATGATGCTGCTCCCTGACGAATACCAGGCAGACATTTACAAAAACGAGATTGCACCTGTCATTAAAAAAGGCGCCTATCTCGGTTTTGCCCATGGCTTTAATATCCACTATGGACAGATTGTGCCTTCTCCTGATATAAATGTATTTATGGCAGCCCCAAAAGGGCCAGGGCATCTTGTGAGGTCAGAGTATACAAAAGGAAGCGGCGTGCCCTGTCTTATAGCGGTTCAACAGGATCCCTCTAAAAATACAAAGGAACTTGCCCTTGCTTACGCATCTGCCATTGGAGGAGGCAGGGCTGGAATTATTGAAACGACCTTCAGGGAAGAGACTGAAACAGACCTTTTTGGAGAGCAGGTGGTGCTTTGCGGAGGCCTTACGTCTCTGATAATGGCGGGCTATGAGACCCTTGTTGAGGCCGGTTATACACCTGAGATGGCTTATTTTGAATGCCTCCACGAGGTCAAACTCATTGTTGATTTGATTTATGAAGGTGGGATCTCCAACATGCGGTATTCAATCAGCAATACTGCCCAGTATGGTGATTTAACAAGGGGGCCGAGGGTTATTACACCTGAAGTAAAAAAAGAAATGAAGAAGATTCTCGGTGAGATACAGTCAGGAGCTTTTGCGAGAGAATGGATTCTTGAATGTAAGGCAAATAAGCCTGTCTTTAATGCCCTTACAAGAAAAGGAGAGCAACACCCTATAGAAGAAGTCGGGGCAAGGCTGAGGCAGATGATGCCCTGGCTTAAAAAGGAAAAACTCGTGGATAAAACAAAAGCGTGA